A stretch of the Nothobranchius furzeri strain GRZ-AD chromosome 5, NfurGRZ-RIMD1, whole genome shotgun sequence genome encodes the following:
- the mrm2 gene encoding rRNA methyltransferase 2, mitochondrial, with translation MWTLCLQKRCFHSSVSLMKTLKKKSPAEQRWLLRQLKDPYVKASHKQNFRCRSAFKLLEIDDKFGLFQAGYSVVDCGAAPGAWSQVAVQRVNSTGTDPDSPRGTLIGIDLLNIPPLDGAHFLSNHDVMDPATHAKLQELLPGGQAHVILSDMAPNASGFRDMDHERIITMCFSLIDLAGKILQPRGSLLCKYWDGILTHQLQEKLSRLFGSVRSLKPDASRKDSAERFFLARMHKK, from the exons ATGTGGACTTTGTGTTTACAGAAAAGGTGTTTTCACTCCTCGGTGAGTTTAATGAAAACGCTAAAGAAGAAAAGTCCAGCGGAACAGCGCTGGCTGCTGCGGCAGCTAAAAGACCCGTATGTTAAAGCTTCTCACAAACAGAACTTCCGGTGCAGAAGCGCCTTCAAGCTGCTGGAGATAGATGACAAGTTCGGACTTTTCCAGGCGGGTTACAGTGTGGTGGACTGCGGTGCAGCACCCGGAGCCTGGAGCCAGGTGGCGGTGCAGAGGGTCAACTCCACCGGGACAG ATCCAGACTCACCACGCGGCACGCTAATCGGCATTGATCTCCTGAACATCCCACCACTGGATGGTGCCCACTTCCTGTCCAATCATGATGTGATGGATCCCGCCACGCACGCCAAGCTGCAGGAGCTGCTCCCCGGCGGCCAGGCTCATGTCATCCTGAGCGACATGGCGCCCAATGCCAGCGGCTTCAGAGACATGGACCACGAGAGAATCATCACAATGTGTTTCTCTTTGATAGACTTGGCTGGGAAGATTTTGCAGCCTCGAGGCTCTCTGCTTTGTAAATACTGGGACGGGATTCTAACTCATCAACTCCAGGAGAAACTCTCCCGTTTGTTCGGGAGCGTCCGGTCTCTGAAACCAGACGCCAGCAGAAAGGATTCAGCTGAGAGATTTTTCCTTGCCAGAATGCATAAAAAGTGA